In the Terriglobia bacterium genome, CGAATGGGCTAGGCGCGGATCCGTTCATTCAGGCACAGGACTTTGATAACGCCTGGAAATCAAACATTGTGGTGAAAAACCTGAAAACGACCGGCTCGAACGCCACGGCGCGAGTCGAACTCAAGGGAAAGGGCCTGAGCCAGAAGTTAAGTGTCTCCCTCGTGCAGGAACAAGACACTTGGAAACTGGATCAGGTCACACCAATCGATTAGCTCGCGGTTAACTAGTTGGGTTTGGGAAAAGTTGCGGCGCCGACTCTTTTACCGTTCTCCGTAAAGACGACTTCGGAGTATTCGCCCTTATCCACTGCCAGAATTAGCGGCGACGCGAAAGTGGCGCTCTTTTGCGCCGCGTCTTTGATCTTGTACGAGACATAAATCATTCCATTTGTTGTAGTCACTTTCGGGTCGTCATACTTTCGTAGGAAGTGTCCGCGCGCGATTGCGGCCACAACTATTTTGGTATCGAAAGTGTTGTCGGGTAGAAAATGGTTCTGTCCCATTGTCGGCGCCGCACCAAAGATTTTGTCGAATTGCGCCCGGCTGGTGAAGACGAGGTAAGAGGTCTGGGTCGTCAGGCCGGTGTCATTCCTCTCGAAGTAGCTACTGTCGTAGCGCTTGAATTCCAGCTTACGTTCCGGACCGGCCGTTGTGGTATCTGTCGCAAAAGCTTGAGCAACAACGATCAGCATTAACGCGGTGATAATCCCAGTAATCCGTTTCATTGACTTCGTCTTGAGTTGTTATCGAAGCATCTCTACCGACACCGCGTGGAACGGTTCTCGTTTGCCGGTATAACCCACCTTCACTCGTTTAGCGCGACGGAATTCGGCCTGTGGGTGTGGGTCCAGCACAATGTAACCTTGTAGGTCGTAATACATAGTGTCCGCATCGATGATGAATAATACGCGCCTGGTCGGCTCAGATTGAACAATGAGATGGTCTTCGTCCACGCCTAGACTGCTACCGGTCAAATAGTAGGTCGGCGTTTTTTCTTCCTTAGGCGTTGGTTTGGGCAGCGAGGCGAGAACCTGCACTTTCACCGCGGTATACGGCTCGCGATTTCCCGTGTAGATAACCTCGACCGGGCGATGCAGGGTGTTTGCGGGAACCCTTAGCCAGTGTCCATCGTCGCCATTCGCGAGTAAGAACGTGTGTGTTTCATGCAGTCGGGAGACAATCAACGTTTTCGCATCAATTTGTCGCACGATGCCGCTGAAGAAATGCCTTAGTTCCGGCGGATGATCATCTTTCCCAATCTCCGACGTCTGACCCATGATGGCGCCGACGATCGTGCAAATCGGGATCGCGAACAGAAAGACGGAAAACTTTCTAACCATTACCGCGCTGGCGAAAGCGAAACATTTTTATACTAACGCCTCCGACACCGAACTGGCTCATCGCACCCTGGTGTAAGTCACCGTTTTGCTCTCGATATGGCCGTCAGGGTAAAAGATGGCCGGATGGACGCTAAGTCTCATGCCGTCAGCGGACAGTGAAATTCCCCCCGTTTCTTTAAGAAGCCTGACCTCGGAGCCTACATTTCGTCTGCTGACTCCCTCATAGTAGATAATATTGCCACGGATCGTTCCCTGGTCCGGCGTGCCGGGCGAGTAATCCATGATCGCATTCTCGCCGGTTACGGTGATCGTGAGCATGTGTCCGTTTTGGTCGTTCCGCCACGTTCCGCTGAAAGAACCGCCTTCGCCAGATCTCGATCTCGGCGCGGCGACAGACCTTGAGCTCCCGGCCGAACTTGAACTGTTGGAAGATATTCTAACCGAAAGCGCCTCCGAGCCGCCGGTGATCCACCGAAAACGGACCTCAACCATTTTTCCAACCACATCCCCCGGGTCGATTCGTTGTCCGCGCTTGTTCAGCCACTGCGTTTGCTCCGTCTCAACGTAGGTCGTGGTATGAGAGCCAGAGCGAATTTCCAGCCTGTTGTCGTCGATGCTCGTGACCACTCCGGCATCGCTGCCGGGACCACCACTCTGCGCGTGAACACGTGACGCGACCGGAAAGGAAAGCGCGAAGAAGGCGACAACAAGCCACGCGAGTAATTGATCGCTATGTCCGAACAGTGATTTACGATTCATTTTTGTTTTCGTGAGTTTAATGACGTTTTGGCGCCGACGGCTTGGCGCTAAGGAGCATTAACCCAAGAGGTTATGCGAAAGTAAAGGATCAATCTGGTTACAACGCCGTGCGCTCTTTGTTATTCGAGAGGCAAGGGCGTTGATTGAATGACGGTTAATCTTTTCCTCTGCGATTTTTGCTTTTCACCCGACGGTAAAGAGTTTCGTAGCGGTCGACAATGATGTCGGCTGAGAATTTCTCGATAACGTGCTTTCTCCCCTGCTCGCCGAGGCTCCGCACGAGATCGGGAGATTCAACAAGCTTGTCCATCGCGGAGGCGAGCGCGGTAGCATTGGGAAACGGATAAAGCGGGTAAGTGTCGCCCACTACCTCTGGAATTCCTCCGACATCAAAGGCAACAATCGGTTTTCCGAAGGAGAGCGTTTCCAGGATGCTGAGCCCAAAGCTTTCGTAATCGGACGTGTAAAGTCCGGCGTCCGCAGCCGATATAAA is a window encoding:
- a CDS encoding DUF3828 domain-containing protein — protein: NGLGADPFIQAQDFDNAWKSNIVVKNLKTTGSNATARVELKGKGLSQKLSVSLVQEQDTWKLDQVTPID